Proteins encoded by one window of Candidatus Nitrosocosmicus hydrocola:
- a CDS encoding TMEM175 family protein, which produces MSSKAFTPKIKLEHIVTFSDAVFAFALTLMALTVDIPDLEMNLSEQGLTEKLYEMIPQVESYILSFFIIALFWVSYHQVFNHIRKSYISIVYLNLVFLLLITILSISTSLVISFDKYQISYLIYYSVVVITSALLLLIWWYAIRIDAVSEKIHPFFKKGMLVQLGIIPIVFSLAMIMSFINLNVAQYFWLIIIPASMYVRQKFKH; this is translated from the coding sequence TTGTCGTCCAAGGCATTCACTCCTAAAATAAAGTTAGAACATATTGTCACATTTAGTGATGCGGTATTTGCTTTTGCATTGACTTTAATGGCTTTGACTGTTGATATTCCAGATCTTGAAATGAACCTCTCAGAGCAAGGATTAACCGAAAAACTATATGAAATGATACCCCAAGTAGAAAGTTATATTCTAAGTTTCTTCATAATAGCTCTCTTTTGGGTTTCTTATCATCAAGTATTCAATCACATAAGAAAATCATACATTTCAATTGTTTACCTAAATCTGGTTTTTCTATTGCTAATAACTATCCTATCAATATCTACCTCTCTAGTTATTTCATTTGACAAGTATCAAATCTCATATTTGATTTACTACTCAGTAGTAGTAATTACGAGTGCATTGTTGTTATTAATTTGGTGGTATGCAATACGAATTGACGCGGTTAGTGAAAAGATTCATCCATTTTTCAAGAAAGGAATGCTTGTTCAGCTTGGTATAATTCCAATTGTATTTTCGTTGGCCATGATAATGTCATTTATTAATTTGAACGTAGCCCAGTATTTTTGGCTCATCATAATTCCTGCTAGTATGTATGTAAGACAAAAATTCAAGCACTAG
- a CDS encoding CHRD domain-containing protein: protein MRTKKITGLFLAMGLVLGSAFALSSINGPFSAFANHEFSANLTGQEEVPPVDTQATAEVIFVPIAPANETIDYFLNATNLLGVTQGHIHSGEKGVNGPIVVTLFKYNTTQDGVSENGTLSASNLEGPLQGKAIADLISAMKNSSAYVNFHTEQNPEGEIRGQLNSTG from the coding sequence ATGAGAACCAAAAAAATTACAGGCTTATTTTTAGCCATGGGATTGGTATTAGGAAGTGCATTTGCATTGTCTTCAATAAATGGCCCTTTTTCAGCGTTTGCAAATCATGAATTTTCTGCAAATCTAACGGGCCAAGAGGAAGTTCCACCTGTTGACACTCAAGCAACAGCCGAGGTTATTTTCGTACCTATTGCGCCAGCTAACGAAACTATTGATTATTTCTTAAATGCTACAAACCTTTTGGGAGTAACACAGGGACATATACATAGTGGTGAAAAAGGAGTAAACGGTCCAATTGTAGTAACCTTATTTAAATACAATACTACTCAAGATGGAGTTTCAGAAAATGGTACGCTCAGTGCTAGTAATCTGGAGGGACCATTGCAAGGAAAAGCCATTGCCGATTTGATATCTGCGATGAAAAATAGCAGTGCATACGTAAACTTCCACACCGAACAAAACCCTGAAGGAGAAATTAGGGGCCAATTAAATAGCACTGGTTAG
- a CDS encoding NAD(P)-dependent alcohol dehydrogenase, whose amino-acid sequence MKISGYAAIAPKTLLSPYSFERHEPQDHDIVIDVHYCGICHSDIHQINDEWGGNSKFPMVPGHEITGKVASVGSKVTRFKKGDNVGVGCMVDSCRKCDSCNKGLEQYCTGGGPILTYNDEQTIQGVKIPTQGGYSNRIVVNQDFVLRIPSNIPLDKAAPLLCAGITLYSPLIRWNATHGKRVAIIGLGGLGHMGVKIAHALGAEVTVLSHTLKKQNDGMKMGADRFIATSDLSVLNSLEGYFDLIINTVSSNLDLNRYLRLLALDGVMVLVGIPENDDRIGAANLINSRRSLAGSAIGGIAETQEMLNFCSKNEITSDIETIKIDYVNEAYKRVLKSDVKYRFVIDIFNSFKHKQVG is encoded by the coding sequence ATGAAGATATCTGGATATGCTGCAATAGCTCCCAAAACATTACTTTCTCCTTACTCCTTTGAGAGACACGAGCCGCAAGACCATGACATAGTAATCGATGTTCATTATTGTGGGATCTGTCATTCAGATATTCATCAAATCAATGATGAATGGGGTGGTAATTCCAAATTTCCTATGGTTCCTGGACATGAAATAACAGGTAAAGTAGCATCTGTTGGTTCCAAGGTAACTCGATTCAAAAAAGGTGATAATGTAGGAGTAGGATGCATGGTAGATTCGTGTCGAAAGTGTGATTCGTGCAACAAGGGACTAGAACAATACTGTACGGGTGGTGGACCAATCCTAACGTATAATGACGAACAGACTATCCAAGGCGTCAAGATTCCTACGCAGGGTGGATATTCTAATAGAATTGTAGTTAACCAAGACTTTGTACTTCGGATCCCGTCCAATATCCCACTAGACAAGGCCGCTCCACTGCTTTGTGCAGGAATTACTCTATATTCCCCACTAATCCGCTGGAACGCCACTCATGGAAAAAGAGTCGCAATAATTGGTCTCGGAGGTCTTGGTCATATGGGGGTGAAAATAGCACATGCTCTAGGCGCCGAGGTTACAGTATTGAGCCATACTCTCAAAAAACAAAATGACGGCATGAAAATGGGTGCAGATAGATTCATCGCAACATCAGATCTTAGTGTACTTAATTCTCTTGAGGGTTATTTTGATCTTATTATCAATACAGTATCTTCAAATTTGGATTTGAATCGGTACTTGAGATTGCTGGCTTTAGACGGAGTAATGGTGTTGGTCGGGATTCCTGAAAATGACGATAGAATTGGTGCAGCCAACCTCATCAATTCACGACGTAGTTTGGCCGGTTCGGCAATTGGTGGAATTGCTGAAACCCAGGAAATGCTGAATTTTTGCTCAAAAAATGAAATTACCTCTGATATTGAAACTATCAAAATAGATTATGTGAATGAGGCATACAAACGAGTATTAAAAAGTGATGTCAAATATCGTTTTGTAATCGATATTTTCAATTCTTTTAAACACAAACAAGTAGGATAG
- a CDS encoding arsenic resistance protein has translation MNDDTNTSSSSSSSQPPGSPSKLDKNDRILLFVITTSITLGILFPSFGIIFEPYLLISLGILLFLSLLKMNIGQLFMQFKKPIPLLIFTLLKLLFIPFILFLITSKVYPALALPVLLLSGISTGLGAPFVINVLERSNRLPVVVGSVIVTSIAVPFVLPSLVYILIDHREFNMPLVDMVILLASALFLPLIGGWVMKRNVPAFTKKIETHSFVPSLVLISIINLGIFAKYSDYFFAHSSFVGLMIVSSFALFFVYGFVGYLAGYFLNKNDKSFRIAAFVIMSYVNNVLVIVFAARFFGDEVATLAAFYNLSYYGMMIPIKWLFLDRQR, from the coding sequence ATGAATGACGATACTAACACCTCATCTTCCTCCTCTTCCTCACAACCGCCAGGGTCACCCTCCAAATTAGATAAGAATGACAGGATTCTGCTCTTTGTAATTACTACTTCAATAACTTTAGGAATACTTTTCCCCTCTTTTGGAATAATATTTGAACCCTATCTTTTGATTTCATTGGGGATATTGTTGTTTCTGAGTTTACTAAAAATGAATATCGGTCAGCTATTTATGCAGTTCAAAAAGCCCATTCCTCTTCTTATTTTTACTTTATTAAAACTCTTGTTTATTCCTTTTATTCTTTTTTTGATTACAAGCAAAGTTTATCCTGCTCTAGCTTTACCTGTTTTGCTACTATCAGGAATATCTACGGGTTTGGGGGCTCCATTTGTTATTAACGTACTTGAAAGAAGTAACCGTTTGCCCGTTGTTGTAGGTTCAGTTATCGTAACTTCAATTGCAGTTCCTTTTGTCTTGCCATCATTAGTGTATATTTTGATTGATCATAGAGAATTCAACATGCCCTTAGTAGACATGGTCATATTATTAGCCAGTGCTTTATTTTTGCCACTAATCGGAGGATGGGTTATGAAACGAAATGTCCCAGCGTTTACAAAGAAGATTGAAACGCACTCTTTTGTACCCTCGCTGGTATTAATCTCTATTATAAATCTTGGAATTTTTGCTAAATATTCTGATTATTTCTTTGCACATTCATCATTTGTGGGTTTAATGATTGTCTCCTCATTTGCATTGTTTTTTGTATACGGCTTTGTCGGGTATCTGGCCGGCTATTTCTTGAACAAGAATGACAAATCATTTAGAATAGCTGCATTTGTAATTATGAGCTATGTAAATAACGTGTTGGTTATAGTATTTGCGGCGAGGTTCTTTGGAGATGAAGTAGCTACATTAGCTGCTTTTTATAATTTATCTTATTACGGAATGATGATTCCCATTAAATGGTTATTTTTGGACCGTCAAAGATAA
- the hsp20 gene encoding archaeal heat shock protein Hsp20: MSNNITPFDWINRFFDQGNNNRFGRLFGAENLVSEIESIHKEMDSIFEVFNENTKQNSKELVREYETEDGRKVRQVGPIVYGYSMTIGPDGKPHVTEFGNVKSLGNFDSNKKNIPAKQLGKTSTLSAEREPLVDVNTTEKEVKVVVEMPGVRKEDIKVNAANSQVEIDASYNSRKYHKLIELPKEADIETAKSIYNNGVLEITFNKKKEDIKPKGKEIKIE, from the coding sequence ATGAGTAATAATATAACACCATTTGATTGGATCAATAGATTCTTTGATCAAGGAAACAACAATAGATTTGGTAGGTTGTTTGGAGCTGAAAACCTCGTGTCTGAGATTGAAAGCATCCACAAAGAGATGGATAGCATTTTTGAAGTATTTAACGAAAATACAAAACAGAATTCTAAAGAACTGGTAAGAGAATATGAAACCGAAGATGGTAGAAAAGTTAGACAAGTCGGCCCAATAGTATATGGTTATTCGATGACTATTGGCCCAGATGGAAAGCCCCATGTAACCGAATTCGGCAATGTTAAGTCGTTAGGAAACTTTGATTCAAATAAAAAGAATATTCCTGCAAAACAGTTAGGCAAGACATCTACTCTATCCGCAGAAAGAGAGCCATTAGTGGACGTCAATACTACAGAAAAGGAAGTAAAAGTTGTCGTTGAGATGCCCGGAGTTAGAAAAGAGGATATTAAGGTAAATGCAGCAAATTCTCAAGTTGAAATAGACGCTTCGTATAACTCTAGAAAATATCACAAGCTCATCGAACTTCCAAAAGAGGCGGATATTGAAACTGCAAAGTCTATTTACAACAACGGTGTTTTGGAAATCACTTTCAACAAGAAAAAAGAAGATATCAAACCAAAAGGTAAGGAAATTAAGATAGAATAA
- a CDS encoding DNA polymerase domain-containing protein, translating into MSPITNGWLFDICHIKDRMILWIKQKEGDVKRLEYPWLPSIYVAFDSKKDLSALLDDNRILSLIRGHEFEVKFEYPSFMNKDCKNKKEVLKLTLADSFSILNLARRIEKLSTRFGRYRLYNVDISPEQAFLYEKELYPLGLYNIENNISNLEGSERYRIINDKNDDIDSFEYVIPELRFLSFELISEKKSIVNDFRDEILKIKILVFNNDTILKETFSVYEENEVETLLEFAYEINRIDPDVILTMGGDQFLFPHLLYRARANKIENQLLANLNRETNIEYILKKNKLFLHSVTMDNSNSSTSYISYGKVYFKPQPFFLYGRTHIDINNSFIYKDNGLDGLAELCRVCRIPMQIASRSTIGKCLSSLYFYNAQKSDVLIPWKPTTSEVFKSFSDLLKADKGGSIFESKPGAYDNVAEFDFVSLYPNIMLKKNVSSDTINCDCCESETENQVPELKHLYHICKKRTGIVPLSLKTVLDRRSEYKHRKNNCNSNNNNTNRTKLRDRYNNRQTALKWILVTSFGYLGFSNSKFGRIDAHIAVCAFARDLLLTTSKIAEKHGFEMIHGIVDSIWIKERTTKLRTPSSKEMNEVTNSEKRLKELKSDIEELTNFSISFEGVYKWIVFDYSKSNPTLPALNRYFGVFRDGTIKMRGIETRRHDTPPLFVNFQQELLNIMSSCRNINEIRIKKPQLEKIHNKYRNLLDSMKVNYTDLIFTKRISKNSNEYANRKTVENCVLKRLADRGKYLHAGEQIKYIITDFYSKNFLDRAIPIELINKNDPKYDNKRYLEILKDTYDSITRVFYQKIK; encoded by the coding sequence ATGAGTCCTATTACGAACGGATGGCTATTTGATATCTGTCACATAAAAGATCGAATGATATTATGGATTAAACAAAAAGAAGGAGACGTAAAAAGATTAGAATATCCATGGTTGCCTTCAATATATGTTGCCTTTGATTCAAAAAAAGATCTGTCAGCATTATTAGACGACAATAGAATTCTTTCTTTGATCAGAGGCCATGAGTTTGAAGTCAAATTTGAATATCCTTCTTTTATGAACAAAGATTGTAAAAATAAAAAGGAGGTGTTGAAGTTGACTCTGGCAGATTCGTTTAGTATATTGAATTTAGCAAGAAGGATTGAAAAACTTTCCACTCGATTCGGACGCTATCGCTTATATAATGTAGATATATCACCCGAACAGGCATTTCTATATGAAAAGGAACTATATCCACTTGGACTATATAACATAGAAAACAACATATCGAATTTAGAAGGATCTGAAAGATATCGAATAATTAACGACAAAAATGATGATATTGATTCATTTGAATACGTTATACCAGAGCTTAGGTTTTTGTCATTTGAACTGATTTCAGAAAAAAAATCAATAGTGAATGATTTTAGAGATGAGATTTTAAAGATAAAAATTCTTGTTTTTAACAACGATACTATTTTGAAGGAGACGTTTTCTGTATATGAAGAAAATGAAGTGGAAACATTATTGGAATTTGCATACGAGATTAACAGGATCGATCCTGACGTAATTCTGACTATGGGAGGCGATCAATTTCTATTTCCACATCTACTATATAGAGCCAGAGCAAATAAAATCGAAAACCAATTACTAGCAAATCTAAACAGAGAAACTAATATCGAATACATTTTAAAAAAGAACAAATTATTTCTACATTCTGTTACTATGGATAATTCCAATTCTTCAACATCCTATATCTCATATGGCAAAGTGTATTTTAAACCTCAACCCTTTTTCTTATACGGCAGAACTCATATTGACATCAATAACTCATTTATATACAAGGACAATGGCCTAGACGGATTGGCAGAGTTATGCAGAGTATGTAGAATACCTATGCAAATAGCATCAAGATCTACAATAGGTAAATGTCTTAGTAGTTTATATTTTTATAATGCTCAAAAAAGTGATGTTTTAATTCCATGGAAACCGACAACATCAGAAGTCTTCAAATCGTTCTCTGATTTATTGAAGGCCGACAAAGGAGGATCTATTTTTGAATCAAAGCCAGGAGCATATGACAATGTAGCAGAATTTGACTTTGTATCATTATACCCAAACATTATGTTAAAAAAGAATGTATCTTCTGACACGATTAATTGTGATTGCTGTGAATCAGAAACAGAAAATCAGGTTCCAGAATTAAAACATCTTTATCATATATGTAAAAAAAGAACAGGAATAGTTCCACTATCATTAAAAACCGTGTTAGATAGACGGTCAGAATACAAACATAGAAAAAATAACTGTAATAGCAATAACAATAACACCAATCGGACAAAATTAAGAGATCGGTATAACAATAGACAAACAGCACTGAAGTGGATTCTGGTTACCTCATTTGGATATTTAGGGTTTAGTAACTCAAAGTTTGGACGAATAGATGCACATATAGCGGTGTGCGCTTTTGCAAGAGATTTATTATTGACTACATCAAAAATTGCAGAAAAACATGGATTTGAAATGATTCATGGTATTGTAGATTCAATTTGGATTAAAGAAAGGACAACTAAACTTAGAACTCCTAGCTCAAAGGAAATGAATGAAGTGACAAATTCAGAGAAAAGATTAAAAGAACTAAAATCCGATATAGAGGAACTAACAAACTTTTCAATTTCATTTGAGGGAGTCTATAAATGGATTGTATTTGATTATTCTAAATCTAACCCCACATTGCCAGCTCTAAACCGATATTTTGGAGTATTTCGTGACGGAACCATTAAAATGCGAGGAATTGAGACAAGAAGACACGACACTCCTCCACTCTTTGTAAATTTTCAACAAGAGTTACTGAACATTATGTCTAGCTGCAGAAATATTAATGAAATAAGGATTAAAAAACCACAATTAGAAAAAATCCATAATAAATACAGGAATCTGTTAGATTCAATGAAAGTTAACTATACCGATCTAATATTTACAAAGAGAATTTCGAAAAACAGTAATGAATATGCAAACAGAAAAACAGTAGAAAATTGCGTATTAAAGAGATTAGCCGATAGAGGAAAGTATTTACATGCAGGAGAACAAATAAAATACATCATTACTGACTTCTATAGCAAGAATTTTTTAGACAGAGCTATCCCAATAGAATTAATCAATAAAAATGACCCTAAATATGATAACAAAAGATATTTAGAGATACTAAAGGATACCTATGACTCTATAACCAGAGTATTTTATCAGAAAATTAAATAA
- a CDS encoding SIMPL domain-containing protein, producing the protein MMSNHLKSLNNNVSNLSFLLLVGLGMGFLSCTFLNVDPIGVYAQPTVSDQTNKTHSSALNNTLYVSGTATNKVDTDLVTISIGVQSTNISTTDALISNSKIANNVISSLTANGVKDSEISTSQYTIQPNYNYSESGNIINTTGFTVSNILTIESSNFKNISLWIDSAVSAGANTINGVDFRVSDKSLENVRNALIEQAIFNAKQKADIASGTIGATIIGIKSISVITDGFNPMPFNEPMMQRSFGSESFSTPIIPGEQEVSITVQITYLFN; encoded by the coding sequence ATGATGTCAAATCACTTAAAAAGTTTGAATAACAATGTTAGTAATCTTTCGTTCCTGCTATTAGTTGGATTGGGAATGGGGTTTTTATCTTGTACCTTTTTAAATGTGGATCCAATCGGAGTATATGCCCAGCCCACTGTTTCTGACCAAACCAATAAGACTCATTCATCAGCTCTCAATAATACCCTATATGTCTCCGGTACTGCAACAAATAAAGTAGATACAGACTTGGTAACAATTTCGATAGGTGTGCAATCTACAAATATATCAACTACCGATGCTTTAATTTCAAATTCAAAAATCGCAAACAATGTCATCTCAAGTTTAACAGCGAATGGCGTTAAGGATAGTGAGATCAGTACTTCTCAATATACTATTCAACCTAACTATAATTATTCAGAATCGGGCAATATCATAAATACAACTGGTTTTACTGTTTCAAATATACTGACAATTGAAAGTTCTAACTTTAAAAACATCTCACTATGGATTGATTCTGCAGTATCTGCCGGGGCTAATACTATTAATGGTGTGGATTTTAGGGTATCAGACAAATCCCTAGAAAATGTTAGAAATGCACTAATAGAACAGGCGATTTTCAACGCCAAGCAAAAAGCGGATATTGCTTCAGGTACGATTGGCGCTACTATCATAGGCATCAAATCTATATCTGTAATAACAGATGGATTCAACCCCATGCCTTTTAATGAGCCAATGATGCAACGATCTTTTGGATCAGAATCATTCTCTACTCCAATTATTCCTGGAGAACAAGAGGTTTCCATAACTGTTCAGATAACATATCTATTTAACTAA
- a CDS encoding MarR family transcriptional regulator — protein sequence MSSDGAQGQSPNHFMVLDAISRGVKKISDISRITKLSKDEVELIVNDLKSQKLIFINEKKGFFGGKKIEVYTTDTGFKVLDSKKQELVSKSKYLQQLYETGNKRQLQSYMDDNRSWMPMMLFSGLINMVMFTSMMSFMGMPMTPAESTQAESQASESGNSASEDSGSASDDAGGADSGDYSEADFGGMDMGGFDSF from the coding sequence ATGTCTTCCGACGGTGCTCAAGGTCAAAGCCCAAATCATTTCATGGTTTTGGATGCGATTTCAAGAGGAGTAAAAAAAATAAGTGATATATCAAGAATTACGAAGTTGTCTAAAGACGAAGTAGAACTAATAGTAAATGATTTAAAATCACAAAAATTGATTTTTATTAATGAGAAGAAGGGGTTCTTTGGAGGTAAAAAAATAGAAGTCTATACAACCGATACAGGATTTAAGGTGCTAGATTCTAAGAAGCAGGAGTTAGTTAGTAAATCAAAATACTTACAACAATTGTATGAGACTGGCAACAAGCGTCAATTACAAAGCTATATGGATGATAATAGAAGTTGGATGCCAATGATGTTATTCTCGGGATTGATAAATATGGTAATGTTCACCTCAATGATGTCGTTCATGGGCATGCCGATGACGCCTGCAGAAAGTACTCAAGCTGAATCACAAGCAAGCGAGTCTGGTAATTCGGCATCTGAAGATTCTGGATCAGCATCAGACGATGCAGGTGGTGCTGATTCTGGGGACTATAGTGAAGCAGACTTTGGAGGGATGGATATGGGAGGGTTTGATTCATTCTAG
- a CDS encoding carbonic anhydrase, which translates to MVNTNYQFQKYVLAIASIVVLLTIVPSSYAQQNMSQSGQQTNPEWPNIHENVITNFNPNATFPSINDTAYVHPFGIVIGNCHIGENVLVAPTAVCRGDEGTPLYIGDFSNLQDGVVIHGLITTLNGENLDDRRFSSNGDRLLGNDSRFDSGYSVYVGENVSLAHGVLIHGPAFVGDNTFVGMESMVFNAKIGNNVAIAVASTVTGGVEIPDNKFVPPGAVIITQEQADNLPDRVGSEYENINTAVVDVNQELAIGYPELNLQNPSALERESIMEEGMLETSLPAP; encoded by the coding sequence ATGGTTAATACTAACTATCAATTTCAGAAATATGTGCTCGCTATTGCAAGCATAGTAGTCCTTTTGACAATAGTGCCTTCTAGTTATGCACAACAAAATATGTCACAATCAGGTCAACAGACTAATCCTGAATGGCCAAATATCCATGAAAATGTAATTACAAATTTTAATCCTAACGCAACTTTCCCATCAATTAATGATACAGCATATGTCCATCCGTTTGGAATAGTTATTGGAAATTGCCATATAGGAGAGAACGTACTGGTAGCACCTACAGCAGTCTGCAGAGGCGATGAAGGAACACCTCTATATATTGGTGATTTTTCTAACCTACAAGACGGTGTCGTAATTCACGGTTTAATAACCACTCTAAACGGCGAGAATTTAGATGACCGACGTTTCTCAAGTAACGGAGATCGTTTGTTAGGCAATGATAGCAGATTTGATTCTGGATATTCTGTCTACGTTGGAGAAAATGTTAGTTTGGCACATGGTGTTCTTATTCATGGGCCAGCATTTGTGGGAGATAATACATTTGTTGGAATGGAAAGCATGGTATTTAATGCCAAGATCGGAAATAACGTTGCTATAGCAGTCGCAAGTACAGTAACAGGCGGAGTTGAAATTCCTGATAACAAATTTGTCCCACCAGGAGCAGTAATAATAACCCAGGAACAAGCTGATAACTTACCTGACAGAGTAGGCAGCGAGTATGAAAACATCAATACAGCAGTAGTAGACGTTAATCAAGAGCTTGCAATTGGGTATCCAGAACTCAATTTGCAGAATCCATCTGCATTAGAAAGAGAGAGCATAATGGAGGAAGGGATGTTGGAAACTAGCCTCCCAGCTCCTTAA
- a CDS encoding PQQ-dependent sugar dehydrogenase, producing MLPNFPFFAQISQASTNSTVSQTPIQEENYPKLFDPNLKIEKVLEGLFLPTSISFMAENDFIVSQKNGTVSRVINETLVDKPLLSIDVASGFYQGLLGSAVSRNADSNITKVFLYYTETNGNLDNIPSNRTSTVDFENESGVELGNKVYRYDLISGSLVNPKLLLSLPSSPGPENNGGHIIIGPDNNIYLIIGNVMNSSNETEVQTLAQNFANGTDPDGRSGILRITQEGLPVVNSTNGVSGLIGKEYPTNLYYAYGIHNGFGLTFDPVTGYLWDSETGHYIYNDEINLVMPGFNSGFGVVQGMSIFFPNSHYSMVNFNGSGKYSEPEFTWIEKAVPTGLVFLNSDRFGVDYKNDLFVGTFNAGKIYHFDLSDDRTQLELPPPLQTKILLSLESPGSNEIEFGSGFNGISSLAVSPDGYLYVVEVTNGVIYKISPK from the coding sequence ATGCTCCCCAATTTTCCGTTTTTTGCTCAAATTTCACAGGCAAGTACTAATTCAACTGTGTCGCAAACACCTATACAGGAAGAAAACTATCCGAAACTCTTTGACCCAAACCTCAAGATTGAAAAAGTGTTGGAAGGGTTATTCCTTCCTACTTCTATCTCCTTCATGGCCGAAAATGATTTCATCGTATCACAGAAAAATGGAACAGTTAGCAGAGTCATCAATGAGACCCTGGTGGACAAACCGCTCTTAAGTATTGATGTAGCATCGGGGTTTTATCAAGGTTTGCTTGGAAGTGCGGTTTCTAGAAATGCAGATTCCAACATAACAAAGGTATTTTTATATTACACAGAAACAAATGGCAATTTGGATAACATTCCTAGTAATAGAACATCCACTGTCGATTTTGAAAATGAATCTGGAGTTGAACTCGGAAATAAAGTATATCGGTATGATTTGATATCAGGTAGTTTGGTCAATCCGAAATTATTGTTAAGTTTACCATCCTCACCGGGTCCAGAAAATAACGGAGGCCATATCATAATTGGTCCTGACAACAACATATATCTTATAATAGGAAATGTAATGAACTCCTCAAATGAAACTGAAGTTCAAACGTTGGCTCAAAATTTTGCCAATGGCACAGATCCAGACGGGAGATCCGGTATTTTGAGAATAACCCAGGAAGGATTACCAGTTGTTAATTCCACAAATGGTGTCAGTGGTTTAATTGGAAAAGAGTATCCAACAAATCTTTACTACGCTTATGGAATTCATAATGGATTTGGTCTTACATTTGATCCAGTAACTGGTTACCTTTGGGATTCAGAAACAGGTCATTATATTTATAATGATGAAATCAACTTGGTCATGCCAGGTTTTAACAGCGGTTTTGGGGTTGTACAAGGCATGAGTATTTTTTTTCCAAACTCACATTATTCAATGGTAAACTTTAATGGAAGTGGAAAATATTCTGAACCTGAATTTACTTGGATTGAAAAAGCAGTCCCTACAGGTTTGGTATTTTTAAACTCAGATAGGTTTGGGGTAGACTATAAAAACGACTTATTTGTAGGGACATTTAATGCAGGAAAAATTTACCATTTCGATCTTAGTGACGACAGGACTCAACTAGAACTTCCACCTCCCCTTCAAACGAAAATCTTGCTATCATTAGAATCTCCTGGGTCAAACGAAATAGAATTCGGTTCCGGATTTAATGGAATTAGTAGTCTTGCTGTCAGTCCTGATGGTTACCTGTACGTAGTAGAAGTAACAAATGGCGTAATTTATAAAATAAGCCCAAAGTAG